In one window of Thermomicrobiales bacterium DNA:
- a CDS encoding ribonuclease activity regulator RraA has protein sequence MTDRPTGYLSTAAVDALQRVSTATLTSQMLKRGFRNTFMVGVAPVRPDLRMVGYAFTLRYVPMREDLDLGPIDNTTSVQRIAVESVGQDDVLVIDARGDNDAGVLGDILSTRMRVRGAVGLVTDGALRDVPAFRELDWPTYCTGAHASQSAARHHPADMNVPIGCGGVLVMPGDVIVGDAEGVVVLPQHLAEEVALAALDQEEIEAFVLTKIQKGASILGTYPPDDATRAEFEQQRS, from the coding sequence ATGACCGATCGACCGACCGGCTACCTCAGCACCGCGGCTGTTGACGCCCTGCAGCGCGTCAGCACTGCGACACTGACCTCGCAGATGCTGAAACGCGGATTCCGCAATACGTTCATGGTCGGCGTCGCGCCGGTGCGGCCCGATCTGCGGATGGTCGGCTACGCCTTCACCCTGCGCTACGTGCCGATGCGCGAAGACCTTGACCTCGGGCCAATTGACAACACCACTAGCGTCCAGCGCATCGCCGTCGAGTCGGTCGGGCAGGACGACGTGCTCGTCATCGACGCGCGCGGCGACAACGATGCTGGTGTCCTCGGCGACATCCTGTCGACCCGCATGCGCGTGCGTGGCGCGGTCGGGCTGGTGACGGACGGCGCGCTGCGCGACGTCCCCGCCTTCCGCGAGCTGGACTGGCCGACCTACTGCACCGGGGCCCACGCCAGCCAGAGCGCAGCACGCCATCATCCGGCAGATATGAACGTGCCCATCGGCTGCGGCGGCGTGCTCGTCATGCCCGGCGATGTCATCGTCGGCGACGCCGAAGGGGTCGTTGTCCTGCCTCAGCACCTGGCCGAAGAGGTCGCGCTGGCCGCGCTGGATCAGGAAGAGATTGAAGCGTTCGTGCTGACAAAGATCCAGAAAGGTGCGTCGATCCTCGGCACCTACCCGCCGGACGACGCGACAAGAGCGGAGTTTGAGCAGCAGCGCAGCTAA